From Desulfobulbaceae bacterium DB1, the proteins below share one genomic window:
- a CDS encoding response regulator, translating into MSAENAQLSPHTMSILIVDDQDNMRRSIRAMLKLINYGKEFFEAPNGKEAWRFLTTSNTGIDFIISDYAMPFVKGTELLSRIRGHKKLRDIPFLMITAEANKEVVAEAAEHEVDAYLTKPFVTASLEHKINELLAKSMNPDPLTLHLRNARDLEEKEDIEGAINEAKLASAANPRSSRPFRELGRLMLKAGDMAKALKCFQKAIEINRLDVTSYHYLGQIFYRQGEIDKATGFFAQAMEISPRHSDRAIKFARLLTKAGKTAEAEKVLRLILKNSPNDFEIQEDVAAIAMEQEIYPLAIKCYRAILKENSDRLQINKKLGIALQKSGINNEAVLHLEKAATKYVEDLDLLLALAEAFLAMGMLVRADKWASIAHRLYPESREAKKILDHCL; encoded by the coding sequence ATGTCCGCTGAAAACGCACAGCTGTCGCCCCACACCATGAGCATCCTGATTGTCGATGACCAGGATAATATGCGCCGTTCCATCAGGGCCATGCTGAAACTGATCAATTACGGCAAGGAATTTTTTGAGGCGCCGAACGGCAAGGAGGCCTGGAGATTCCTCACCACCTCCAATACCGGAATCGACTTTATCATCTCCGATTATGCCATGCCGTTTGTCAAGGGCACGGAGCTGCTGAGCCGTATCCGCGGCCACAAAAAACTGCGCGACATCCCCTTTCTGATGATCACCGCCGAAGCCAACAAGGAAGTGGTCGCCGAGGCGGCGGAACATGAGGTGGACGCCTATCTGACCAAGCCCTTTGTCACCGCCTCGCTTGAACACAAAATAAATGAGCTGCTGGCAAAATCAATGAATCCTGATCCCCTGACCCTGCATCTCCGCAACGCCCGGGATCTGGAGGAAAAGGAAGATATCGAAGGAGCGATAAACGAAGCCAAACTGGCATCCGCCGCCAACCCCCGTTCCTCGCGCCCTTTCCGGGAGCTCGGCAGGCTGATGCTGAAGGCGGGCGACATGGCAAAGGCATTGAAATGCTTTCAAAAGGCCATTGAAATAAACCGCCTTGACGTGACATCCTATCACTATCTGGGACAAATTTTCTACCGCCAGGGCGAGATCGACAAGGCCACCGGCTTTTTTGCCCAGGCCATGGAAATCAGCCCGCGCCACTCCGATCGGGCCATCAAATTTGCCAGACTGCTGACCAAGGCCGGGAAAACCGCGGAAGCCGAAAAAGTGCTGCGGCTTATCCTGAAAAACAGCCCGAATGACTTTGAAATCCAGGAAGATGTGGCCGCCATTGCCATGGAGCAGGAGATATACCCTTTGGCGATCAAGTGTTACCGCGCTATTCTCAAGGAAAATTCCGACCGTCTGCAGATCAACAAAAAACTTGGTATCGCCCTGCAGAAAAGCGGCATAAACAACGAAGCGGTTCTTCATCTGGAAAAGGCGGCAACCAAGTATGTCGAGGACCTTGACCTGCTGCTCGCGCTGGCCGAGGCCTTTCTTGCCATGGGCATGCTGGTGCGGGCCGATAAATGGGCAAGCATCGCCCACCGCCTTTACCCGGAAAGCCGCGAAGCCAAAAAAATTCTTGATCATTGCCTGTAA
- a CDS encoding IMP dehydrogenase: MTNDIIEYAFTFDDLLLVPQASEVLPSEVNLTTSLTRTISLNLPLVSAAMDTVTEHRAAIAMAREGGIGIVHKNMSIEEQVLQVKKVKKSESGMIVDPITVGEEQTVGEVKEIMNNYRISGVPVLKGKKLVGIVTNRDLRFVSHLDLRVKEVMTSKNLVTAKAGITLEQSKALLHEHRIEKLLVVNDSGDLQGLITIKDLEKIRKYPLAAKDSLGRLRVGAAIGVGTSLADVEKLCKAEVDILVLDSAHGHSKNIINALRAIKTAYPDMQVIAGNIATAEAAEDLIKAGADCIKVGVGPGSICTTRIVAGVGVPQLTAILNCKKVARKYDIPLIGDGGIKHSGDITKAIGIGADVIMIGGLFAGCDETPGETFLYQGRTYKGYRGMGSLGAMKKGSSDRYFQDDIESPSKLVPEGIEGKVPYRGPICDTIYQLIGGLRSGMGYLGAKNIEELQKKAKFVRISPAGLKESHVHDVIITKEAPNYRMG, encoded by the coding sequence ATGACGAATGACATTATCGAATACGCCTTTACCTTTGATGATTTACTCCTGGTGCCGCAGGCCTCCGAGGTGCTGCCCAGTGAAGTCAATCTGACCACCAGTCTGACCCGTACCATCAGCCTGAACCTTCCCCTGGTCAGCGCCGCCATGGACACGGTAACCGAGCACCGGGCGGCCATTGCCATGGCCCGGGAAGGGGGCATCGGCATCGTCCACAAGAACATGTCCATCGAGGAGCAGGTGCTCCAGGTGAAAAAGGTGAAAAAATCGGAATCCGGCATGATTGTCGACCCCATCACCGTTGGCGAGGAACAGACGGTGGGTGAAGTCAAGGAGATCATGAACAATTATCGGATTTCCGGCGTGCCGGTGCTCAAAGGCAAAAAACTGGTGGGCATCGTCACCAACCGCGATCTGCGCTTCGTTTCTCATCTTGATCTGCGGGTCAAGGAGGTCATGACCAGTAAAAATCTGGTCACCGCCAAGGCGGGCATCACCCTGGAACAATCCAAGGCCCTGCTGCACGAGCATCGCATTGAAAAACTGCTGGTGGTCAACGACAGCGGCGACCTGCAGGGGCTTATTACCATCAAGGACCTGGAAAAGATCAGGAAATATCCCCTGGCCGCCAAGGACAGCCTGGGACGTCTGCGGGTCGGGGCCGCCATCGGCGTCGGCACGAGCCTTGCCGATGTGGAGAAACTGTGCAAGGCGGAAGTCGACATCCTGGTGCTTGATTCCGCTCACGGCCACTCGAAAAACATCATCAACGCCCTGCGCGCCATCAAGACCGCCTATCCGGACATGCAGGTCATTGCCGGCAACATCGCCACCGCCGAGGCGGCCGAGGATCTGATCAAGGCCGGGGCCGACTGCATCAAGGTGGGGGTGGGACCGGGCTCCATCTGCACCACCCGCATCGTCGCCGGTGTCGGCGTGCCGCAGCTGACCGCCATCCTCAACTGCAAAAAGGTGGCGAGAAAATATGATATCCCCCTCATCGGCGACGGCGGCATCAAGCACTCCGGCGACATCACCAAGGCCATCGGCATCGGGGCGGACGTCATCATGATCGGCGGTCTTTTTGCCGGCTGCGACGAAACGCCGGGGGAAACCTTCCTCTATCAGGGCCGCACCTATAAGGGATATCGCGGCATGGGGTCCCTGGGCGCCATGAAAAAGGGGAGCAGCGACCGCTATTTTCAGGACGATATCGAATCGCCCTCCAAACTGGTGCCCGAGGGCATCGAAGGGAAAGTCCCCTATCGCGGCCCGATCTGCGACACCATTTATCAGCTGATCGGCGGCCTGCGTTCCGGCATGGGCTATCTTGGCGCGAAAAACATCGAGGAGCTGCAGAAAAAGGCCAAATTCGTCCGCATCAGCCCGGCGGGCTTGAAGGAAAGCCATGTGCATGACGTTATCATCACCAAGGAGGCGCCGAACTACCGCATGGGCTGA
- a CDS encoding beta-phosphoglucomutase yields MSEIKLVIFDCDGVMFDSKNANRMYYDHILAVLGHPPMDAEELEYVHIHNVMDSVRHILRHYPADIEKAEQYRADLDYQPFLQYMHMEPDLIEFLQFLTPRCDRAISTNRTNTMRNILDIFGLSPYFGKVVTAFDVERPKPHPDALLAILDHFGRRVDESIYIGDSIIDRQHASSVGMRLIAFKNRALDAEYHVDSFMEIAGLPLF; encoded by the coding sequence ATGTCCGAAATAAAACTTGTCATCTTTGATTGCGACGGCGTCATGTTCGACTCAAAAAACGCCAACCGAATGTATTACGACCATATCCTCGCAGTCCTCGGCCACCCGCCCATGGACGCAGAGGAGCTTGAATACGTTCATATCCATAACGTGATGGATTCGGTGCGCCATATCCTGCGTCATTATCCGGCGGACATAGAAAAAGCGGAACAATACCGGGCCGATCTCGACTACCAGCCGTTTTTGCAGTACATGCACATGGAGCCGGATCTGATTGAATTCCTGCAGTTCCTCACCCCCCGCTGCGATCGGGCGATCAGCACCAACCGGACCAACACCATGCGCAATATCCTGGACATCTTCGGCCTTTCCCCCTATTTCGGCAAGGTGGTAACCGCCTTTGACGTGGAGAGGCCCAAGCCGCATCCCGACGCCCTGCTGGCCATCCTCGACCATTTCGGCCGCCGGGTGGATGAATCCATCTACATCGGCGACTCCATCATCGACCGGCAGCACGCAAGCAGCGTCGGCATGCGGCTGATCGCCTTCAAGAACCGCGCGCTTGACGCGGAATACCATGTGGACAGCTTCATGGAGATTGCCGGGCTGCCGCTTTTTTGA
- a CDS encoding histidine--tRNA ligase, which translates to MSVKALKGFKDIIPGEVETWQLIEQTARSIFHRFDLAEIKVPILEKTDLFVRSIGETTDIVEKEMYTFIDRNGSSLTMRPEGTAPVLRAYIENGLHAAKAVQKLYTIGPMFRHERPQKGRLRQFHQMSVEVLGSDHPRIDTEIMAMAWLIIKELGLTASLEINSLGCPGCRPDFNKALLDFLHQADNLCDDCLRRRETNPLRVLDCKSTGCREQYKEAPSILDYLCSGCREHFQQVEEGLDLLAVPYTVNSFMVRGLDYYTRTTFELVTDALGAQSAIGAGGRYDGLVKQLGGPDVPGIGFAMGMERLALLLEQQQKGAPAAGLDIFIVALGNAAQQKGFTLTHALRKAGLTATMDYQDRALKNQMKQAGKARARYVLIMGDEELNKKEAMLRNMENSEQAPLAVNDDMQGWAAELAGKII; encoded by the coding sequence GTGAGCGTCAAAGCCCTGAAAGGTTTTAAAGATATCATTCCCGGCGAGGTGGAAACCTGGCAGTTGATCGAACAGACGGCCAGATCCATCTTCCACCGCTTTGATCTGGCGGAGATCAAGGTGCCGATCCTGGAAAAAACAGACCTCTTTGTCCGCTCCATCGGCGAAACAACCGATATCGTGGAAAAAGAGATGTACACCTTCATTGACCGCAACGGCTCATCCCTCACCATGCGGCCGGAAGGAACGGCCCCGGTGCTGCGGGCCTACATCGAAAACGGCCTGCACGCCGCCAAGGCGGTGCAGAAATTGTATACCATCGGCCCCATGTTCCGCCATGAACGACCCCAGAAGGGCAGGCTCAGGCAATTTCACCAGATGAGCGTCGAGGTGCTGGGTTCCGACCACCCGCGGATCGATACGGAAATCATGGCCATGGCCTGGCTCATCATCAAGGAACTGGGACTGACGGCAAGCCTGGAAATAAACTCCCTGGGCTGCCCCGGCTGCCGGCCGGATTTCAACAAGGCCCTGCTTGATTTTCTCCACCAGGCGGACAACCTCTGCGACGACTGCCTGCGCAGACGGGAAACCAATCCCCTGCGGGTGCTGGACTGCAAAAGCACCGGCTGCCGGGAGCAGTATAAGGAGGCGCCGTCGATTCTCGACTATCTCTGCTCCGGCTGCCGGGAACATTTCCAGCAGGTGGAAGAGGGCCTTGACCTGCTTGCCGTCCCCTACACGGTCAACTCCTTCATGGTGCGGGGGCTGGACTACTACACCAGAACCACCTTCGAGCTGGTGACCGATGCACTCGGCGCCCAGAGCGCGATCGGCGCCGGCGGCCGCTATGACGGCCTGGTGAAACAGCTCGGCGGCCCGGATGTGCCGGGCATCGGTTTTGCCATGGGCATGGAACGGCTGGCCCTGCTGCTGGAACAACAGCAGAAAGGCGCGCCGGCCGCCGGCCTGGACATTTTTATCGTGGCCCTCGGCAACGCCGCGCAACAGAAAGGATTCACCCTGACACACGCCTTGCGCAAAGCAGGGCTGACCGCCACCATGGATTATCAGGACCGCGCCCTGAAAAACCAGATGAAACAGGCCGGCAAGGCGCGGGCCCGTTATGTCCTTATCATGGGCGACGAGGAGCTGAACAAAAAAGAGGCAATGCTGCGCAATATGGAAAACAGCGAGCAGGCGCCGCTGGCCGTTAACGACGACATGCAGGGCTGGGCGGCGGAACTGGCCGGAAAGATTATTTGA
- a CDS encoding glutamine-hydrolyzing GMP synthase yields the protein MTKMNIHSEKILILDFGSQTTQLIARRIREQKVYCEIHPYTLALAKIKEMQPKGIVLSGGPASVYDEDAPLSDPALFELGVPVLGICYGAQLMTQQLGGKVERAVKREFGKSELEVKYTGGLFAGLETDSSQYQVWMSHGDRIEVLPPGFVASAVSEHSPHAAIRHNDKKLVGVQFHPEVAHTLIGTDVLRNFIFGLCGCEPNWTMHNFVETTVRDIREKVGSAKVICALSGGVDSSVTAALVHRAVGPQLTCIYVNNGLMRTGETASLMRYFREKTRLTVIDVDAEDYFLGRLEGVVDPEEKRKRIGYGFIEIFEKEAAKLGDVKYLAQGTLYPDVIESVSFRGAAVIKSHHNVGGLPDVMKLALIEPLRELFKDEVRELGLELGLPEEAIYRQPFPGPGLGIRIMGEVTRDRLHILRQADVIVLEEMKKSGQYRKVWQSFAVLLPIQTVGVMGDERTYENVVALRAVDSVDAMTADWSRLPYDLLGRISNRIINEVRGVNRVVFDISSKPPSTIEWE from the coding sequence ATGACGAAAATGAATATCCACAGCGAAAAAATACTTATCCTTGATTTCGGTTCACAGACAACCCAGCTCATTGCCCGGCGCATCCGCGAGCAGAAGGTGTACTGCGAAATCCATCCCTACACCCTGGCCCTGGCGAAAATCAAGGAGATGCAACCCAAGGGCATAGTGCTGTCCGGTGGTCCGGCCAGTGTTTACGACGAGGACGCGCCCTTGAGCGACCCGGCCCTTTTTGAACTGGGTGTCCCGGTGCTCGGCATCTGCTATGGCGCCCAGCTCATGACCCAGCAGCTCGGCGGCAAGGTGGAGCGGGCGGTGAAACGGGAATTCGGCAAGTCGGAGCTGGAAGTCAAATACACCGGCGGACTCTTTGCCGGGCTGGAAACCGATTCCTCCCAGTACCAGGTATGGATGAGCCATGGCGACCGGATCGAGGTGCTGCCGCCAGGGTTCGTCGCCTCGGCGGTGAGCGAACACTCACCCCATGCCGCCATCCGCCACAACGACAAAAAACTGGTGGGGGTGCAGTTCCATCCGGAGGTGGCCCACACCCTGATCGGCACCGACGTGCTGCGCAACTTTATTTTCGGCCTGTGCGGCTGCGAACCAAACTGGACCATGCACAATTTTGTCGAAACCACGGTGCGGGACATCCGGGAAAAAGTGGGCTCGGCAAAGGTGATCTGCGCTCTGTCCGGCGGGGTCGATTCCTCGGTGACCGCAGCCCTGGTCCATCGCGCCGTGGGCCCCCAGCTCACCTGTATTTACGTCAACAACGGGCTGATGCGCACCGGCGAAACCGCAAGCCTCATGCGCTATTTCCGCGAAAAAACCCGCTTGACCGTCATTGATGTGGATGCGGAAGACTATTTTCTCGGCCGCCTTGAAGGCGTGGTTGATCCGGAGGAAAAAAGGAAGCGCATCGGCTACGGCTTTATTGAAATTTTCGAAAAAGAGGCGGCCAAGCTGGGGGATGTCAAATACCTGGCCCAGGGCACCCTCTACCCCGATGTCATAGAAAGCGTTTCCTTCCGCGGGGCGGCGGTGATCAAATCCCATCATAACGTCGGCGGCCTGCCGGATGTGATGAAACTCGCCCTGATCGAGCCCCTGCGCGAACTGTTCAAGGATGAGGTGCGGGAGCTCGGCCTGGAACTCGGCCTGCCGGAAGAGGCCATTTACCGCCAGCCCTTTCCCGGACCGGGACTTGGTATCCGCATCATGGGCGAAGTCACCAGGGATCGGCTGCATATCTTGCGTCAGGCGGATGTCATCGTCCTGGAAGAGATGAAAAAATCAGGTCAGTACCGCAAGGTCTGGCAGTCATTCGCGGTGCTGCTGCCCATCCAGACCGTGGGTGTCATGGGGGATGAACGCACCTATGAAAACGTCGTCGCCCTGCGGGCGGTGGACAGCGTCGATGCCATGACCGCGGACTGGTCGCGCCTGCCCTATGATCTTCTCGGCCGGATTTCCAACCGCATCATCAACGAGGTGCGCGGTGTCAACCGGGTGGTCTTTGACATTTCCTCCAAGCCGCCCAGCACCATTGAGTGGGAATGA
- a CDS encoding NYN domain-containing protein, giving the protein MLKTGIYVDAENIRLCGGYGMRYDVLVDLANSGDSIMLRANSYLAEDLERTKTDQEYRQKLYNYHDILRKCGFKIIKKYVQRYVDEDGTITTKANADMDLAIDAILQSRNLDRILLVTGDGDFLRLVSALQNKGCRVEVIGFHNVSTALKEEADFYLSGFLLPGLLPIQIDRESEDWQRGTVANYKADRGFGFMRYYRLVPDKGLESHTVFFHCSKSLYENEPQVFSNPNTIFEFQISPTTKDSNKLEAVHIRRLDEEIR; this is encoded by the coding sequence ATGCTGAAGACGGGCATCTACGTTGACGCGGAAAATATCCGCCTCTGCGGCGGCTACGGCATGCGTTATGACGTGCTGGTGGATCTCGCCAACAGCGGCGATTCCATCATGCTGCGGGCCAACTCCTATCTGGCCGAGGATCTGGAACGGACCAAAACCGACCAGGAATACCGGCAGAAACTCTATAATTACCATGATATTCTCCGCAAATGCGGCTTCAAGATCATTAAAAAATATGTGCAGCGCTATGTGGACGAGGACGGCACCATCACGACCAAGGCCAACGCCGACATGGATCTTGCCATTGACGCGATCCTCCAGTCCCGCAACCTGGACCGGATCCTGCTGGTCACCGGCGACGGAGATTTCCTCCGTTTGGTCAGCGCCCTGCAGAACAAAGGATGTCGGGTGGAGGTGATCGGTTTTCACAATGTCAGCACGGCACTGAAGGAAGAGGCCGACTTTTATTTGTCCGGGTTCCTGCTGCCCGGACTGCTGCCCATCCAGATCGACCGGGAAAGCGAGGATTGGCAAAGAGGCACCGTGGCCAACTACAAGGCGGATCGGGGTTTCGGCTTCATGCGGTATTACCGGCTCGTCCCCGACAAAGGGCTGGAATCCCATACCGTGTTCTTTCATTGCTCCAAGTCCCTGTATGAAAATGAGCCGCAGGTGTTCTCCAACCCGAACACCATCTTTGAGTTTCAAATCAGCCCGACAACAAAGGATTCAAACAAGCTTGAAGCCGTTCACATCCGCCGGCTCGATGAAGAAATAAGATAA
- a CDS encoding CoA-binding protein gives MLTNLKEIEFILKNSHTIAVVGLSPKENRPSNQVARYLQDVGYRIIPVNPGQSEILGEICYPSLLDIPGPVDVVDIFRRPEEVPAVVEQAVRIKAKAVWMQEGIVNDEAARLAREHGLRVVMDRCMKIDHASMV, from the coding sequence ATGCTGACCAACCTGAAGGAAATCGAATTCATTCTGAAAAACAGCCACACCATCGCCGTGGTCGGACTGTCGCCCAAGGAGAACCGGCCCAGCAATCAGGTGGCCCGCTACCTGCAGGACGTGGGCTATCGGATCATCCCGGTCAATCCCGGTCAATCCGAAATCCTCGGCGAAATCTGCTACCCGAGCCTGCTGGACATCCCGGGTCCGGTCGACGTGGTTGATATCTTCCGCCGTCCCGAAGAGGTGCCGGCCGTGGTGGAACAGGCCGTGCGGATCAAGGCAAAGGCCGTTTGGATGCAGGAAGGAATTGTCAACGACGAAGCGGCCCGGCTGGCCCGGGAACATGGCCTGCGGGTGGTGATGGATCGCTGCATGAAAATCGATCACGCCTCGATGGTGTAA
- a CDS encoding aspartate--tRNA ligase: MESMGELKRSHSCNDLGAGHIDEEVTLMGWVLRRRDHGGVIFIDLRDRWGITQIVFNPEYNSEAHAKAHGLRSEWVLAVRGRVFKRPEGMANENLHTGAVEIMVHELRILNVSKTPPFPLDEESEVSDSLRLQYRYLDLRRPGMADNLIMRHKACQALRSFLNDENFLEIETPVLTRSTPEGARDYLVPSRVNPGKFYALPQSPQLFKQLLMVAGMDRYYQIVKCFRDEDLRADRQPEFTQVDMELSFITEEDIYRIAEGAMKNLFAATRNIALTTPFPRMTYQEAMERFGNDKPDTRFGFELISLTDVVKDCGFQVFRTVVAKGGLVKSINAKGCAAFSRKDLDDLTAHVGNYGAKGLAWVKVKEDGEWQSPIAKFFTEEERADMAATLDAQPGDLLFFVADTPSIVHQALSELRLELARRLSLLDKDTFNFLWVTDFPLVEYDHQEKRHVAVHHPFTAPREEDLPLLDTDPGKMRSRAYDLVLNGTEIGGGSIRIHQQEMQSRIFASLGISAEEAADKFDFLLKALELGAPPHGGMAFGLDRLMMLLAGRDTIRDVIAFPKTQKATCPLTDAPSGVARKQLTELHLQPDWK; the protein is encoded by the coding sequence ATGGAATCCATGGGTGAGCTGAAGCGCAGCCATAGCTGTAATGATCTTGGCGCTGGTCATATTGATGAAGAGGTAACATTGATGGGCTGGGTGCTGCGGCGGCGGGATCACGGCGGGGTCATTTTCATTGACCTGCGCGACCGCTGGGGCATCACCCAGATTGTTTTCAACCCGGAATACAACAGCGAGGCCCATGCCAAGGCCCACGGCCTGCGCAGCGAATGGGTACTCGCGGTGCGCGGCAGGGTTTTCAAGCGACCGGAAGGCATGGCCAACGAAAATCTTCATACCGGCGCCGTTGAAATCATGGTCCATGAACTGCGCATCCTTAATGTCAGCAAAACCCCGCCCTTCCCCCTAGATGAGGAAAGCGAGGTGTCTGATTCCCTGCGCCTCCAGTACCGCTATCTCGATTTGCGGCGACCCGGCATGGCGGATAACCTCATCATGCGCCACAAGGCATGTCAGGCGCTGCGCTCCTTTCTCAACGATGAAAATTTTCTGGAAATCGAGACCCCGGTGCTCACCCGCTCCACTCCGGAGGGAGCCCGCGACTATCTGGTGCCGAGCCGGGTCAATCCCGGCAAATTCTATGCCCTGCCCCAGTCGCCCCAGCTCTTCAAGCAGCTGCTCATGGTGGCCGGCATGGACCGCTACTACCAGATCGTCAAATGTTTCCGGGACGAAGACCTGCGGGCCGACCGCCAGCCGGAATTCACCCAGGTGGATATGGAACTTTCCTTTATCACCGAGGAAGACATCTACCGCATTGCCGAAGGGGCAATGAAAAATCTCTTTGCCGCCACCCGGAACATTGCGCTCACCACTCCTTTTCCCCGCATGACCTATCAGGAGGCCATGGAACGCTTCGGCAACGACAAACCGGACACCCGTTTCGGCTTTGAGCTGATCAGCCTCACCGATGTGGTCAAGGACTGCGGCTTTCAGGTTTTCCGCACCGTGGTGGCCAAGGGCGGACTGGTGAAAAGCATCAACGCCAAGGGCTGTGCCGCCTTTTCCCGCAAGGACCTTGATGATCTGACCGCCCATGTCGGCAATTACGGGGCCAAGGGCCTGGCCTGGGTCAAGGTGAAAGAGGACGGGGAGTGGCAGTCGCCCATCGCCAAATTCTTCACCGAGGAAGAACGGGCCGACATGGCCGCCACCCTGGACGCCCAGCCCGGCGATCTGCTTTTTTTCGTGGCCGACACGCCCTCCATTGTCCACCAGGCCCTTTCCGAGCTGCGATTGGAACTTGCCCGCCGCCTTTCCCTGCTGGACAAGGATACCTTCAACTTTCTCTGGGTCACCGACTTTCCTCTGGTGGAATATGACCACCAGGAAAAACGCCATGTGGCGGTGCACCATCCCTTTACCGCCCCAAGAGAGGAAGATCTGCCCCTGCTCGACACCGATCCCGGCAAGATGCGCAGCCGGGCCTACGACCTTGTCTTAAACGGCACGGAAATAGGCGGCGGCAGTATCCGTATTCATCAGCAGGAAATGCAGAGCAGGATCTTTGCGTCGCTGGGCATCAGCGCCGAAGAAGCGGCGGACAAATTCGATTTTCTCTTGAAGGCCCTGGAGCTTGGCGCGCCGCCCCACGGCGGCATGGCCTTTGGCCTCGACCGCCTGATGATGCTGCTTGCCGGCCGCGATACCATCCGCGACGTCATCGCCTTTCCCAAAACCCAGAAGGCGACCTGCCCGCTTACCGACGCCCCGTCGGGTGTGGCGCGCAAACAATTAACCGAGCTGCATCTGCAGCCCGACTGGAAGTAG
- a CDS encoding histidine kinase yields METKPLSTPLPEPSQAARLLQSLFAVAGVMNAKKLTFHSKMDRLLKVVLDFLGVEQGSLMVLEGKKLVVHAATRKEIIGYKQNLTDESVACWVVKTGKPLFITDISKDGRFSQRKGIYKKDSLLSAPVIHKDQVIGVINATDKTGTRDLLKEDISHLLHLSSFILWTFIQQDLHRKITQQRNTLRKRNQELRRQEELRAHLSRMLIHDLKTPLSEVVANLDILSYSITGAEKEFLESAQMGCDRAVRMVANLVTTDKIAEGKLQLLYEETDCLELLKEALSSIKGLARIKGITLVQEPEADSPLLTVDRTLILRVLQNLLTNSLSYSAPDSSITTGYKMSGSKSIEFYVRDQGPGIPPEQQETIFDKYARVSRKQDALVGTGLGLHFCKLAVELHNGKIGVESKEGRGSRFFFTLPIA; encoded by the coding sequence ATGGAAACGAAACCGCTATCCACCCCCTTGCCCGAACCAAGTCAGGCCGCCCGACTGCTGCAAAGCCTCTTTGCCGTCGCCGGCGTCATGAATGCAAAAAAATTGACGTTTCACAGCAAAATGGATCGGCTTCTCAAGGTTGTGCTCGATTTTCTCGGTGTCGAGCAGGGGTCCCTCATGGTGCTGGAAGGGAAAAAACTGGTGGTCCACGCCGCCACCAGAAAGGAAATCATCGGCTACAAACAGAACCTGACCGATGAATCCGTCGCCTGCTGGGTGGTCAAAACAGGAAAACCGCTTTTCATCACCGACATCTCCAAAGACGGCCGTTTTTCCCAAAGAAAGGGAATTTACAAAAAGGATTCCCTGCTGTCCGCGCCGGTGATCCACAAGGACCAGGTCATCGGCGTCATCAACGCCACCGACAAAACCGGCACCAGGGATCTGTTGAAAGAGGATATTTCCCATCTGCTTCACCTCAGCAGCTTCATCCTCTGGACCTTTATCCAGCAGGATCTGCACCGCAAAATCACCCAGCAGCGCAACACCCTGAGAAAACGCAATCAGGAGCTGCGCCGCCAGGAAGAACTCCGGGCCCATCTCTCCCGCATGCTGATTCATGACCTGAAGACACCGTTGTCCGAAGTGGTGGCCAATCTTGATATTCTTTCCTACTCCATTACCGGCGCGGAAAAGGAGTTTCTCGAATCAGCGCAGATGGGATGCGACCGGGCGGTCCGCATGGTCGCCAATCTGGTGACCACCGATAAAATCGCCGAGGGCAAACTGCAGCTTCTTTACGAGGAAACAGACTGCCTGGAACTGCTCAAGGAAGCCCTGTCAAGCATCAAGGGCCTGGCCCGCATCAAAGGCATCACCCTTGTCCAGGAACCTGAAGCCGATTCTCCCCTGCTGACGGTTGACCGTACCCTTATCCTGCGGGTGCTGCAGAATCTCCTCACCAACAGCCTCAGCTACAGCGCGCCGGACAGTTCAATCACCACCGGATACAAAATGTCAGGAAGCAAATCCATCGAATTTTATGTCCGGGACCAGGGTCCCGGAATCCCGCCGGAACAGCAGGAAACCATCTTTGACAAATACGCCAGGGTTTCCCGCAAGCAGGATGCCCTGGTGGGAACCGGACTGGGACTGCATTTCTGTAAACTGGCTGTCGAGCTGCACAACGGGAAAATCGGCGTGGAAAGCAAAGAAGGCCGGGGCAGCCGCTTTTTCTTTACACTTCCAATCGCCTAA